A region of Lycium barbarum isolate Lr01 chromosome 1, ASM1917538v2, whole genome shotgun sequence DNA encodes the following proteins:
- the LOC132614183 gene encoding uncharacterized protein LOC132614183: MRTVRGNSEHFPVMIGQLHGFALSAFLFTWAMDALMRHIQGEVPWCMLFVVDIVLIDETLSGVNARLEVWRQTLESKGFRLSMTKTEYLGCKFTDIIHVTDDDVRLDTLVIPKRESFNYLWSIIQVNSEIDDDVTHRIGVG; the protein is encoded by the coding sequence ATGAGGACAGTTAGAGGTAACTCAGAACACTTCCCAGTCATGATAGGTCAGCTTCATGGATTCGCTCTTAGCGCGTTTTTGTTTACTTGGGCGATGGACGCACTGATGCGTCACATTCAAGGAGAGGTACCATGGTGCATGTTATTTGTAGTTGATATTGTACTAATTGATGAGACGCTAAGCGGTGTTAACGCGAGGCTAGAGGTTTGGAGACAGACATTGGAGTCGAAAGGTTTCAGGTTGAGCATgactaagacagagtacttggggTGCAAGTTCACTGACATAATACATGTAACAGATGATGACGTGCGGCTTGATACTCTAGTCATCCCTAAGAGAGAAAGTTTCAATTACCTATGGTCGATCATCCAAGTTAATAGtgagattgatgatgatgtcacacatcgtattggagtGGGATGA